The Archocentrus centrarchus isolate MPI-CPG fArcCen1 chromosome 7, fArcCen1, whole genome shotgun sequence genome window below encodes:
- the vwa1 gene encoding von Willebrand factor A domain-containing protein 1 — protein MMEGHMLLIWMLMCLLLQPSTTQNSSPEGVLNCCEGDVLFLVDSSGSVSSYEHTHMLSFLSQLLSPFSLGEDQVRVGLLQVGTKPRLEFGFDKYSTQSGLQTALRNIRPLRGDTNTVEALKIAKEWVLRPGKAGGAREGLPRVLVWLTDGVKPGDVTGPMAQLQEEGVAVLVVSTGHSNYQVLRQVVSPPVENHLYFVDIDDMSIITKELRDAIIEIIRAERMNVRDVSTNSATLQWRPVLSGLTGHYEIRFGAVRTGGSGGGGGTGTSGATEGIQYQRLTQSADSSTARLTGLKPDTTYIAILRPESNEQAFNDLSVTFTTKPEVLSPAVVTVSESGQTSVRVTWGPLQPETVTSYSVEYSALPGGQFRSVTLAQTQNSTLLRGLQPDTTYLVTVSARHASGKEKAMSVKVCTQEVTPALADLQLTTVGSDSVQVEWKGGTSGLRGYWLTWEGQQSSAPGQRSSLYLPPDSLSTRLTHLPPSARVCVSPIYRTARGEGLCCTAQFHTDALVYGYQS, from the exons ATGATGGAGGGCCACATGTTGTTGATATGGATGCTGATGTGTTTGCTCCTGCAGCCCTCGACCACACAGAACAGCTCACCTGAAGGAG TGCTGAACTGCTGCGAGGGTGACGTTCTCTTCTTAGTGGATTCCTCTGGCAGTGTGTCATCCTACGAGCACACCCACATGCTATCCttcctgtctcagctcctctcccCGTTTTCACTGGGAGAGGACCAGGTGAGGGTAGGACTTCTGCAGGTGGGCACCAAACCACGCCTCGAGTTTGGCTTTGATAAATACAGCACCCAAAGTGGCCTCCAGACAGCTTTGAGAAACATCAGACCTCTCAGGGGGGACACCAACACAGTTGAGGCACTGAAAATAGCAAAGGAGTGGGTGCTGCGACCTGGCAAGGCAGGCGGCGCCCGGGAAGGGCTCCCGAGGGTGCTGGTGTGGCTGACTGATGGGGTAAAACCGGGGGATGTGACTGGACCAATGGCTCAGCTGCAGGAGGAAGGTGTGGCTGTGCTGGTGGTCTCCACCGGCCATAGCAACTACCAGGTGTTGAGGCAGGTGGTGAGCCCACCTGTGGAGAACCACCTGTACTTTGTGGACATTGATGATATGAGCATCATCACAAAGGAATTACGGGATGCGATTATTG AGATTATCCGAGCTGAACGAATGAATGTCCGAGACGTCTCCACCAACTCTGCCACACTCCAGTGGCGACCCGTTCTGTCTGGTTTGACGGGCCACTATGAGATCCGCTTTGGTGCAGTTCGGACAGGGGGaagtggtggtgggggtgggacAGGGACCAGTGGAGCCACTGAAGGAATTCAGTACCAGAGACTTACCCAGTCTGCAGACTCAAGCACTGCAAGGTTAACTGGCCTGAAGCCTGACACCACCTATATCGCCATACTGAGACCAGAGTCCAACGAACAAGCCTTTAATGACCTCTCTGTCACCTTCACAACTAAACCAG AGGTGCTGAGCCCAGCTGTGGTAACAGTTTCTGAGTCTGGACAAACCAGTGTTCGGGTCACTTGGGGTCCTCTCCAGCCAGAGACGGTCACGAGTTACTCCGTTGAGTATTCTGCCCTGCCTGGCGGCCAGTTCCGCTCTGTCACCCTGGCCCAAACTCAGAACTCTACTCTGCTCAGAGGCCTCCAACCTGATACCACTTACTTGGTCACTGTTAGCGCCAGGCACGCCTCAGGAAAGGAGAAAGCTATGTCTGTCAAAGTGTGCACTCAAGAAG TGACTCCAGCCCTGGCAGACCTCCAGCTGACTACAGTGGGTAGTGACTCAGTACAGGTAGAATGGAAGGGAGGCACGTCTGGTTTGAGGGGCTACTGGCTCACCTGGGAGGGACAGCAAAGCTCTGCCCCTGGTCAGCGCTCCTCTCTCTATTTGCCACCCGACTCTCTCTCAACACGGCTCACGCACCTGCCGCCTTCAGCTCGAGTGTGCGTGTCGCCCATTTACCGGACGGCACGGGGAGAGGGACTGTGTTGCACAGCTCAGTTTCACACAG ATGCATTAGTATACGGCTACCAATCATAG
- the LOC115783760 gene encoding homeodomain-interacting protein kinase 3-like, translating into MDSGRTCLEFECLDRSLFDFMQERHFKPLSLRAIRPIVVQMAVALKHLKSVGIIHADLKLQNVMLVNHQQEPYRIKVIDFGLACETSAATVGSYIQTRPFRAPEIILGLPFTEAIDVWSLGNIAAYLYLGSLLYPGYSEYDMMNYIVETQGNPPDKMLNSGQKTSQFFYKGFSSTTSNWKLKAPEQVFRESGIWLTERRGRKFTSLNDLLHFQQLGAQMFADKAAEMYDLLMFVEMVKEMLQFDPERRITPQQVLDHPFTKTNHLGYLCNLSSYVKSCYQHMDICNKKSPVSSHSRTGVSRSLQQPVSETRQPAQQRLPPPAAESKFLVGSPSSGTTRPSQQNCPPPSNQKSRPKCFGPSHSETAQTVSVKSNFKRKHSDEDIKDTIQPVKWRRIDRKDVGEQKPTSSKFKRSDHDQKELPYSPGPSCSTNRAQTSNSGIKRNLDHWKTAFNSPHKRVRKHYEGSWSGFSRQTCQTDPKCSLAEDQRCSEAK; encoded by the exons ATGGATAGTGGCCGTACATGTCTGGAGTTTGAGTGTCTTGACAGAAGTCTTTTTGACTTCATGCAAGAAAGACATTTCAAGCCGCTGAGTTTAAGGGCAATTCGACCAATCGTGGTGCAG ATGGCAGTAGCTCTGAAACATCTCAAGTCTGTTGGAATTATACACGCAGACCTCAAATTACAGAATGTGATGTTAGTCAATCACCAACAAGAGCCGTACCGAATTAAAGTCATTGACTTCGGCCTGGCTTGTGAGACCTCAGCTGCGACAGTGGGCTCTTACATTCAGACCCGTCCATTTCG GGCCCCAGAGATTATTCTAGGCCTTCCATTTACAGAGGCCATAGACGTTTGGTCTCTGGGAAACATTGCTGCCTATCTGTACCTCGGTTCCCTGCTGTACCCTGGCTACAGTGAATATGATATG ATGAACTACATAGTAGAAACCCAAGGGAACCCACCAGACAAAATGCTAAACTCTGGGCAAAAGACCTCCCAATTTTTCTACAAAGGGTTCAGTTCCACCACCAGCAACTGGAAACTCAAG GCGCCTGAACAAGTTTTCAGAGAGTCAGGGATTTGGctcacagagagaagaggaagaaagtttACCTCTCTGAATGACCTCTTACAC TTCCAGCAACTCGGGGCTCAGATGTTTGCAgataaagctgcagaaatgtatGATCTCCTGATGTTTGTTGAAATGGTGAAAGAAATGCTTCAGTTTGATCCTGAAAGACGGATTACACCCCAACAGGTGCTGGACCATCCTTTCACCAAAACGAACCACTTAGGGTACTTGTGCAACCTGAGCTCCTA TGTAAAGTCCTGCTATCAGCACATGGACATCTGTAATAAAAAAAGCCCAGTGTCTTCACATAGCAGGACAGGAGTGAGCAGGTCTCTGCAGCAGCCCGTCTCTGAGACCAGACAACCTGCCCAACAGAGGCTTCCTCCCCCTGCAGCTGAGAGCAAATTCCTAGTGGGATCCCCTTCCTCCGGGACCACCAGGCCATCACAACAAAACTGTCCTCCCCCTTCAAATCAGAAGAGCAGACCCAAGTGCTTCGGGCCCAGTCACTCTGAAACTGCCCAGACAGTTTCAGTAAAATCAAACTTTAAAAGAAAGCACTCTGATGAGGATATAAAGGACACCATTCAGCCAGTGAAATGGAGGAGGATTGACCGGAAAGATGTGGGTGAACAAAAACCCACCTCTTCCAAATTCAAGAGGTCAGACCACGACCAAAAGGAACTCCCGTATTCTCCGGGGCCATCCTGCTCAACCAACAGGGCACAGACTTCCAACTCAGGGATTAAGAGGAACCTCGATCATTGGAAAACTGCTTTCAACAGTCCACATAAGAGGGTCAGAAAACACTATGAAGGCAGTTGGAGCGGCTTTTCCCGTCAGACCTGTCAGACAGATCCAAAATGCAGTCTGGCTGAGGACCAACGCTGCAGCGAAGCAAAATGA